One window from the genome of Candidatus Synechococcus calcipolaris G9 encodes:
- the ndhI gene encoding NAD(P)H-quinone oxidoreductase subunit I: MSFLNKIGDYAKDAVQSAKYIGQGLSVTFDHMRRRPITVQYPYEKLIPSERFRGRIHFEFDKCIACEVCVRVCPINLPVVDWEFNKEIKKKELKHYSIDFGVCIFCANCVEYCPTNCLSVTEEYELATYDRHELNYDSVAMGRLPYKVTDDPMVTPIREFAYLPAGQISGHDLDPQIKRAGQRPEDILETLKNNTSESN, from the coding sequence ATGAGTTTTCTGAATAAAATTGGCGATTACGCCAAGGATGCGGTTCAGTCTGCTAAATATATTGGCCAGGGTCTATCCGTTACCTTCGATCACATGCGGCGGCGGCCGATTACGGTTCAGTATCCCTACGAAAAACTAATTCCCTCGGAGCGATTCCGGGGGCGGATCCACTTTGAATTTGATAAGTGCATTGCCTGTGAAGTGTGCGTGCGGGTTTGCCCGATCAATTTGCCGGTGGTGGATTGGGAGTTTAATAAAGAGATCAAGAAAAAGGAACTCAAGCACTACAGTATTGACTTTGGCGTGTGTATTTTCTGTGCGAACTGCGTGGAATACTGCCCGACGAATTGCTTGTCTGTCACCGAAGAATATGAGTTGGCAACCTACGATCGCCACGAACTAAATTATGATAGCGTTGCCATGGGACGCTTACCCTATAAGGTGACGGATGATCCGATGGTGACACCCATTCGGGAATTTGCCTATTTACCTGCGGGTCAGATCAGTGGCCATGATCTTGATCCCCAGATTAAGCGGGCGGGGCAACGTCCTGAAGATATTCTAGAAACCTTGAAAAACAATACCAGTGAAAGCAACTAG